The following coding sequences are from one Triticum aestivum cultivar Chinese Spring chromosome 5A, IWGSC CS RefSeq v2.1, whole genome shotgun sequence window:
- the LOC123103122 gene encoding probable inactive serine/threonine-protein kinase bub1 produces the protein MAAAADHQHGHIDKEKEKELLSSVVGDIRCYSGSDPLRPWLRGIRRLEGALPPATLREKLPRFLQKCAEEFQDEPRYRDDPRYLRVWIQMMDYVKDAKPLLKKLERNRIGLKRAAFYMAYAIYYEKRRRFQDAEQMYRVGIQNLAEPIEELHKAHDQFIYRMELYQKRKDKEGMPSRVKPLPRCANQVDGQSRNYTELKSNPVQKLGSSSNSSLCRHPPLGHAKDGVPSRGTSGDNKNLSRCNSDDTVVVRFVGSALVGKSETEDACHHGLVEPTINLKEAMDDINSMFLEPVEPETMLKKRSKRDQPKFNQQASALHIFVDEEQLNSSDSNILHGKNTKSVHPKFSQQTSAFEIFVDEDCPNATNQNVGQNRKSNKENNQQTNGFEIFVDENEPKGNDQNVMCHKNTRCPRPLHDSARQQGTGDFQKPFVGGFAILADDEDEQCANNDDGVRINSRSMHPHNKLTMLHAEQADKETRHGEGENPLNFGLREDTIIRRFVGSAVVDEPKVENACHHGLVDPTINLKEAMSDINNMFGKPLNFQDGKKPNRKTNAVSERKAAPVSGFSILADDDISKDPAAKDKSSNSCTFGSESGLFEPTITTRDVMSEINDMFGMSLDF, from the exons atggccgccgccgccgaccaccagCACGGCCACAtcgacaaggagaaggagaaggagctcCTCTCATCGGTGGTTGGCGACATCCGCTGTTACTCCGGTTCCGACCCCCTCCGCCCATGGCTCCG GGGGATCCGGAGGCTGGAGGGGGCGCTGCCGCCGGCGACGTTGCGGGAGAAGCTGCCGAGGTTCCTCCAGAAGTGCGCCGAAGAGTTCCAGGACGAGCCCCGGTACCGCGACGACCCGCGGTACCTCCGCGTCTGGATCCAGATG ATGGACTATGTGAAGGACGCAAAGCCATTGCTGAAGAAGTTGGAGAGGAACAGAATAGGCCTCAAGAGAGCTGCGTTTTATATGGCTTACGCGATATATTATGAGAAGCGTAGGAGGTTTCAGGACGCGGAGCAGATGTACCGCGTGGGAATCCAGAA CCTTGCAGAGCCTATCGAGGAGTTACACAAAGCACATGATCAGTTTATCTATCGCATGGAGTTATACCAGAAGAGGAAAGATAAA GAAGGAATGCCTAGCCGAGTTAAACCACTTCCTAGATGTGCAAACCAAGTTGATG GTCAAAGCAGAAATTATACAGAACTTAAGTCCAATCCAGTGCAAAAATTGGGAAGTAGTTCAAATTCTTCATTGTGCCGTCATCCTCCATTAGGTCATGCTAAAGATGGTGTACCATCCAGAGGCACCTCAGGAGATAACAAGAATTTGTCTCGTTGTAATAGTGATGACACTGTAGTTGTACGATTTGTTGGCTCTGCATTGGTTGGAAAGTCAGAAACTGAAGATGCTTGTCATCATGGCCTCGTTGAACCAACTATAAACTTGAAGGAGGCTATGGATGACATCAATAGCATGTTTCTAGAGCCAGTGGAACCCGAGACAATGCTCAAGAAACGCTCGAAGCGTGATCAACCAAAGTTTAATCAGCAGGCAAGTGCACTTCATATCTTTGTTGATGAAGAACAACTTAACAGTAGTGATTCAAACATTCTCCATGGCAAGAACACAAAGTCAGTCCATCCAAAGTTCAGTCAACAAACAAGTGCATTTGAAATATTTGTTGATGAAGATTGTCCTAATGCTACCAACCAAAATGTGGGCCAAAACAGGAAAAGTAATAAGGAAAACAATCAGCAAACAAATGGCTTTGAAATCTTTGTTGATGAAAATGAGCCTAAGGGCAATGATCAAAATGTCATGTGTCACAAGAACACTAGGTGTCCTCGACCATTACATGATTCAGCAAGGCAGCAGGGCACGGGTGACTTCCAAAAGCCATTTGTGGGAGGGTTTGCAATATTGGCGGATGATGAAGATGAACAATGTGCGAACAATGATGATGGTGTTAGGATAAATTCCAGAAGTATGCATCCTCATAATAAGCTTACTATGCTCCATGCAGAACAAGCTGATAAAGAAACAAGACATGGCGAAGGTGAGAATCCTTTAAATTTTGGACTTCGAGAAGACACAATCATTCGTAGGTTTGTGGGATCTGCTGTTGTTGATGAGCCTAAAGTGGAAAATGCATGCCACCATGGGTTAGTTGATCCAACTATCAATTTGAAGGAGGCTATGTCTGATATAAACAACATGTTTGGAAAACCACTGAACTTCCAGGATGGTAAAAAACCAAACAGGAAAACGAATGCAGTATCAGAGAGAAAAGCAGCTCCTGTTTCTGGTTTCTCCATATTAGCTGATGATGACATTAGCAAGGACCCTGCTGCTAAAGACAAATCAAGCAATTCCTGTACATTTGGATCTGAGAGTGGTCTATTTGAGCCCACTATCACTACCCGTGACGTCATGTCGGAGATAAATGATATGTTTGGAATGTCACTTGACTTCTAA